The Arachis hypogaea cultivar Tifrunner chromosome 14, arahy.Tifrunner.gnm2.J5K5, whole genome shotgun sequence DNA window ATGATGCTGGTATGCTATATTCTATTTTgcttccttttcttgtttgaaCTTTGCCATTCCTTTGGTGAAGAACTGAACTGAAATTTGTATGTCCAAACTCAAGGTTAGCGTTCACAGAGAAACCACGTTCACTGTGCTACATTTAAATTCCAATGGTCAACAATCTTTTGGTTCATTTCTACATCCTGAATGAATTGCATTATTCTTGTTCCTAGAGAGATGTAATTTCTACCTACTTTTACGTGGTTGTCGATTAATTATTTTCCACATTTTGTTTTCTTGAATGAAGACCTCAAAGGCAGTTAAGGGGGAGGAAGCTTGTAGTTTGGGGCTTGTAGATGCTGTAGTATCACCTGATCAGTTAGTGAACACTGCACGGCAATGGGCTCTGGATATCTTGGAATGCCGACGACCATGGCTTTGTAGTCTTTACAGGACTGACAAAATCGAACCCCTTGGGGAAGCAAGAGAGATATTGAAGTTTGCAAGAGATCAGGCACGAAAGCGGGCACCTAATCTGACTCACCCTTTGGTTTGCATTGATGCGATTGAGACAGGAATAGTTTCTGGTCCTCGTGCAGGACTCTATAAGGTTGTCAACTGTCTCCGTTATCGCTTTTCCTCATTCCTATTATTGTTGCAGAAACGTGTATGAAACTGTCATATCTTGGCAGGAAGCTGAAGTCTTTGAAGGGCTGGTTACTTCAGATACTTGCAAGAGCTTGGTTCACGTATTTTTCTCTCAACGAGGAACATCTAAGGTATTTAGAAGTTTTATGTCTAAATTTTACTCCTTTCCCTTTGACTCGGGTAGGGATCCCAAGGCTATATAGGGTTTATATGGGGAAAAGGAAAATGTTCATATATACAGTTTAATAATACAATCTAAACCCACTTTCACTGAACTGAAGTTCAGTTGTGAATGTTCTATTGAATTCTATTTGGTTTctcttttttatactttttacccttttatttttttattttcatttttacctGTGGCTGTTCCAAAGGAAGGACATATACAACAGTAACTAAGCCACACAAGAAAAGGCGTGGCTGCAGTTTCACATATACATTCAAGTGATTGTTACTCTGTAACTTGGGCTGCTTTTTGGGAATTCATTTAATTCTTtcctttcttaagcttgatgtttattgatcaatatttattttctgaTATTTACAGGTTGCTCCTTGTTTAATTTGTGGTTTACAATTAAGAGATTGAAATTGTTGTGAATCCCGATCTCTGACTATAATGTGTATGTATAGGGTCATTCTAGTATGCCTATGCTATGGTGGCTATGGTGTTTCAAAAAGTGTTTCTTTTAAAAAGTGTTGCTAAAAAAAATGGTACCAAAATGTAAAAAAAGAAGtgactttaattttaacaacacttGCATAGTCACTGTAGCCACCATAGTCATAAGCATACTAGAatccaccatatatatatatacacactacaTATTGAATTTGATCAGTTGAATTTATATGTTCTCAGTAAAGTGACCTAATATTATATGGTCAATTAAGAAGGTTGGAACCTCAatttatatgtgtgtgtgtgtgtgtgtgatgaaTTACCAATACTTTTGGTGTGAACAGGTACCCGGGGTTACCGATCGCGGGTTAAAACCAAGAGCAGTGAAAAGGGTTGCAATTCTTGGTGGAGGACTGATGGGCTCCGGAATAGCAACAGCCTTAATTCTTAGTGGCTATCCTGTTCTCTTGAAAGAAGTAAATCAGAAGTTCTTGGATGCTGGTCTTAATAGGGTTAAAGGTGAGAAGGAATTCTTGTAATTTTTTGTTTCTACTTAATATTAAGCTTTGATTTTGCAAACTCAGTTGTGTTCTCATGTAACATTTTTCTTGATGCAGCAAATTTACAAAGCCGTGTCAAGAAAGGGAAAACGACTCAGGCAAAATTTGAAAAAACCTTGTCTCTTCTCAAAGGTACCCTTGACTATGAAAACTTCAAAGATGTGGATCTGGTGATTGAGGTAATTTGAGGCATCTCAATATATGTTTTCTCATCGACTGTCATGATTGCGCTTTATCCGTAACCTGCACAATCTTTAAACTATTGCCACTTGATGTTTGGACAGGCTGTTATTGAGAAGGTTGACTTAAAGCAACAGATCTTTGCTGACCTTGAAAAGTTTTGTCCACCTCATTGCATTCTTGCAAGCAACACTTCCACAATTGACTTAAACCTGATCGGAAACAGGACCAAGTCCCAAGACCGGATTGTTGGGGCCCATTTCTTCAGGTATTATCAATCTTTAAAAcacttattattttttcttttctctttttctgtaGTATATTTCCGACATAAAAAATTACGTGTGAGTTTGCAGCCCAGCACATATTATGCCTCTCCTGGAAATTGTACGTACCGAGCATACATCTGCCCAAATAATAGTTGATTTGCTAGATGTTGGAAGGAAGATAAAAAAAACTCCAGTGGTGGTCGGAAACTGTACTGGATTTGCTGTTAATAGGATGTTCTTCCCATACACTCAAGCAGCTTTCTTGCTTGTTGATCATGGTGTAGATGTTTACCGAATTGACAAGGCAATAACCAAATTCGGAATGCCGATGGGGCCTTTCAGGTATTAACATTAGGA harbors:
- the LOC112741727 gene encoding glyoxysomal fatty acid beta-oxidation multifunctional protein MFP-a isoform X1; the protein is MGHTTLEVGADGVGIITIINPPVNSLSFDVLSSLKENFDQALHRDDVKAIVVTGAKGKFSGGFDIAGFSRIQAGKEISNPSLPSVEIITDTVEAAKKPTVAAIDGLALGGGLELAMACTTRLSTPTAQLGLPELQLGLIPGFGGTQRLPRLVGLAKALEMMLTSKAVKGEEACSLGLVDAVVSPDQLVNTARQWALDILECRRPWLCSLYRTDKIEPLGEAREILKFARDQARKRAPNLTHPLVCIDAIETGIVSGPRAGLYKEAEVFEGLVTSDTCKSLVHVFFSQRGTSKVPGVTDRGLKPRAVKRVAILGGGLMGSGIATALILSGYPVLLKEVNQKFLDAGLNRVKANLQSRVKKGKTTQAKFEKTLSLLKGTLDYENFKDVDLVIEAVIEKVDLKQQIFADLEKFCPPHCILASNTSTIDLNLIGNRTKSQDRIVGAHFFSPAHIMPLLEIVRTEHTSAQIIVDLLDVGRKIKKTPVVVGNCTGFAVNRMFFPYTQAAFLLVDHGVDVYRIDKAITKFGMPMGPFRLVDLVGFGVGVATAMQFIENFPERTYKSMLLPLMIEDKRAGETTRKGFYLYDDRRKARPDPELKNYVEKSRSITGVTVDPKLAKLPEKDIIEMIFFPVVNEACRVLDEGIAVKASDLDISSVMGMGFPPYRGGIMFWADSLGSKYIYTRLEEWSKLYGEFFKPCPYLAARAAKGIPLSDSVEQGKSRL
- the LOC112741727 gene encoding glyoxysomal fatty acid beta-oxidation multifunctional protein MFP-a isoform X2, with protein sequence MGHTTLEVGADGVGIITIINPPVNSLSFDGAKGKFSGGFDIAGFSRIQAGKEISNPSLPSVEIITDTVEAAKKPTVAAIDGLALGGGLELAMACTTRLSTPTAQLGLPELQLGLIPGFGGTQRLPRLVGLAKALEMMLTSKAVKGEEACSLGLVDAVVSPDQLVNTARQWALDILECRRPWLCSLYRTDKIEPLGEAREILKFARDQARKRAPNLTHPLVCIDAIETGIVSGPRAGLYKEAEVFEGLVTSDTCKSLVHVFFSQRGTSKVPGVTDRGLKPRAVKRVAILGGGLMGSGIATALILSGYPVLLKEVNQKFLDAGLNRVKANLQSRVKKGKTTQAKFEKTLSLLKGTLDYENFKDVDLVIEAVIEKVDLKQQIFADLEKFCPPHCILASNTSTIDLNLIGNRTKSQDRIVGAHFFSPAHIMPLLEIVRTEHTSAQIIVDLLDVGRKIKKTPVVVGNCTGFAVNRMFFPYTQAAFLLVDHGVDVYRIDKAITKFGMPMGPFRLVDLVGFGVGVATAMQFIENFPERTYKSMLLPLMIEDKRAGETTRKGFYLYDDRRKARPDPELKNYVEKSRSITGVTVDPKLAKLPEKDIIEMIFFPVVNEACRVLDEGIAVKASDLDISSVMGMGFPPYRGGIMFWADSLGSKYIYTRLEEWSKLYGEFFKPCPYLAARAAKGIPLSDSVEQGKSRL